The Candidatus Zixiibacteriota bacterium genome includes the window AGGAGCACGAAGTAAAGCGCGCTCACGACCGTCCACCCCCAGGTGAGAAGCGCGATGAGCGCGGCCGAATTCTGCCAGCCGATCGTTCTTCCGTGCGCCGCAAGCCCTACCTTGTATCCTATGAGCGAGAGCACGGACATCACCGCGCAAAAAAGGCCGACGACGACGAGATCGATCGCGAAGGCGACGAGCCGGCGCACGAACCCTCCCGGGAGGGCTTCCGCCGAAACCGGGCGGGCGGAGCCGAAGCGCTCTTCTTCCTCGCCCGGATACTTCGCGTCCAGCTCGCGGCGCGCGAGGTCGGTCCCGGCCTCGGGCTCCGGAAACTCCTCGTCGGGCGTGAGCGCAAATTCGGCCCGGTGGCCTCCGAGGACCACCCGGGGCGGAAGCTGCTTGGCGCCGCAGATCGG containing:
- a CDS encoding RDD family protein, which gives rise to MSENETIRCPNCDSEMVPVEGRCPICGAKQLPPRVVLGGHRAEFALTPDEEFPEPEAGTDLARRELDAKYPGEEEERFGSARPVSAEALPGGFVRRLVAFAIDLVVVGLFCAVMSVLSLIGYKVGLAAHGRTIGWQNSAALIALLTWGWTVVSALYFVLLHGADGQTVGKRALGLRVVGEGRDEVGYARALLRWLAEFALAPLLVGFLWVLVSRERKAWHDLIAGTRVVRV